Below is a window of Chloroflexota bacterium DNA.
GACCACGCGCCCCACCCGAACGCGGCGAAGCTCTACCTGAACTGGGTGCTCTCCCGCGAGGGTGAGTCGCTGCTGGCAAAGTCGATGGGGGACCCGAGCACCCGTGCCGACGTGCCGGCCGATAATGCGAACTCGTGGGCGGTCCCCGATCCGTCCTGGATGGTCACGAACGGCGAAGTCGCCCTGGAGTACGAGGAACCGCTGCTTGCCCTGCTCAACGAGCTCTTCGCCCGGTAGCCACACGCACAAGGAGGAAGGCATGCTGGCCTCTAGCAACAACAATGCGGGGAACTGGGACAGCGAACGGCTCAAGCGCGAGCGGCGCGAGAACCTGCAGGCGGAGATGCAGCGGCGCGGGATCGGCGCGGCTTTGCTCAGCGAGGGCCTGAACGTAGACTACCTCCTGGGCTTTCACATCCCGGGCGGCCAGGTCTTCGTGCCGCGAGAGGGCGAGGCGATCGCGATGGTTCGGCCCCGCGACGCGGGCTACGTCGCCCTCAAGCATCCCGCTGTGGCCGGAACGAATTACAAGCCGACCGAGGCCTTCCTCCCCGACTATGCGCGCCGGGTGGCAAAGTTCGTCGACGGCATCAAGGCGCTCATGGAGGCGAACGGGGCGACGGGCCAGTCGCTTGCCGTCGACGAGATGGAGGTCACCTGCCTGCTCGGTTTGGACCGAGCCGGTGTGGAGCTGGTGAATTCGCTCCCCCTCGTCGAGGTCGCGCGCTCCGTCAAGACCCAGGACGAGATCGCAATCTACCGGGACCTCGGCGCCAAGTACGCCCACGTGTTCACGGTGTTCCGCGACAACGTCAAGCCCGGTGTCACGGAGCGGGAGCTGGAGGCGCTGGTCCTGGACGCCTGGTCCGATGTTGGGGGCGACGGCATCCTGCAGATCAATGTGTGCGCCGGCGAGAACATGAACCCCTGGCGCCGCTGGGCGACTGATCGGCCCCTGCGCGAGGGCGAGTTCGTCGGCATCGACTTCCACGGCCGCGTCGCCCATAGCCTGCTTGGCGACGCGTCGCGGACGTACGTGGTCGGCGCCAAGCCAACGGAGGCGCAGCGGGAGCTGTATCGCCGAGCGTGGGAGTACGTGCAGGCGGTGGGCGACTGCGTGCGCGCCGGCCGAACCCACGCCGAGGTACTCGAGCTCATTCCGCCGGTCCCGTCGGAGTTCCAGCACCAGCAGGACAACTACCACGTCGTCCATGCCGTCGGGATCGTGCCCCAAGGCTATCCAAAAGTGGATCGGCTGGGCATCCAGATCGACGACACCTTTAAGGAGAACCAGATCCTGTCGATCGAATGCTTCTTCGGGGAAGAGGGGGGTGACGTGGCCGTGAAGCTCGAAGAGATGATCCGGGTGACCCAGGGCCCGCCCGAGTTCATCACCGGCGCCGTGCCCTACGAGGAGAGCATCATTAAGGCGGAGCGCTGAAGAATCCACCCGTGCTTGCGTCGGATGATCGCCCCTCAGCCAGATAGGGAACGGTCGCGGCTAACAGTGTCGCCGCCTGTACGGCCCGGGGACTCTCGATGTTGGCCACGCTGAAGTTCACGACGGGTTACTCGCCGTCGGTGACCTCGGCATCCAGAGGATGGTGGCCATAGGGCAGGGTAGTATCAGCCCATCCCGTTGCGTGACGCGCGGTTCATCCGCCAAGGCTCCCTCCCGATCCCTTAGTGTCCGGCCCTTCCGCGCCGCCGACAAGGATATATGGAGCCGCATCCCGACGCTGGAATGACGGAGACACGAAGTCTCCTTCGGGGATCGATGGCCGCGCCCCGACCCGCAACACCTTCATCGAGGTTCGTGCTGACGTACGCGGCGGCGGGGTCCCGAATAATCTTGATGGGATCGACTCCTCGCCCACCTTATCGATCGCTCGGAGCAGCAGCCGATCGAAAAAATCGATGCTCGTCCAACCCGGGTCAATCGTTCGTTGATCGCGAGAGCCACTGACAAGAGCTCTTCCTTGAGAAAAGTCATCGAGCCGCTCATATAATGGGCGCACCCCGTGACCAGTAGGAGCGCAAATGTCGTCGAAGCGAGCCGCGTTCTTGAGCGTGGTTGCTCTCGTGAGCCTGCTGACCGGTTGCGCCAGAACCACGCCTGCAGGCAGCGCACGGGCTGCGCCGGACGCCGGCGGAACCCAGTCGGAGTGGGCCCATGTCGTCGAAGCAGCCAAGCGCGAAGGGCAGGTGTCAGTTCTCGGTCAGACAGGCGAGCCGGTGGCAGAGGCGCTGGCATCCGCGTTCGAGCGCGCCTATCCGGACATTCGGGTGGACTTCAATGGGATGATCGGCGCCCAGATGGTGACCAAGGTCCTCACGGAGCGCGCGGCCGGCCTGTATTCGGTCGACGTGGTCGTGCATGGGACGACCAGTGTGATCAACGGGCTGCTGCCCGAGGCCGCCATCGATCCAATTCTTCCAGCGCTGGTGGGGCCGGATAATGATCCGTCGAAGTGGCGCGGGGGCGCCTATGAGTTCGCCGACGAAGAGGGCAAATACGCTCTGCTCTTTCTCGGCGGCCTGAAAATCCCGCTGGTCTACAACCCGACCTTGGTCCGGGCGGACGAGATCACCAGCTACCGCGACCTACTGGACCCGAAGTGGAAGGGCAAGATCGCGATGCTCGATCCGCGGGTGGCGGGCGCCGGGCTGGCCAGCTCGATCTTCCTGTATTCGACGCCGGAGCTGGGGAAGGATTACCTGGCCGCGTTGTTCAGGCAGGACATCGTGATCACGAAAGACGATCGCCAGCTCACCGACTGGATCGCCCGAGGCCAGTATCCCATCGGACTGGCCAGCAACGACTTCACCGCCCTGGACATGAAGGCGCGAGGCTTGCCCATCGAGTCGTTGCCGGCCGAAGCCGTCAAAGAGGGAACTTACGTCACCGGCGCCTGGGGGAGCGTCGCGCTCCTGAATCGAGCCCCGCACCCGAACGCCGCGCGCGTCTATCTCAATTGGCTCCTCTCCAAGGAGGGCCAGGAGGGCGTTGCCCAGGCCTCGGGTTACCCAAGTCGGCGCCTCGACACGTCGAACGCTGGCCTCCGCGAGGGGGTGATCCCCCGGCCGAGCGTCGAGTATCGCGATCTCTCGAAGGAGCGGTACATCCAGCAGCAGGAGGAGGTGGTCCGCTACATGCGGGCCCTCATCCCCGATTGACCCTGCCTCGAGGGGAGCAGAGTCAGCACGATGCGTCGCCGCAGGTCGTCTCGCTGACAGCTCCGGCGTGATCCGAATCGGCCCCCTTCGCACGAACTCCTCGACGATCCGCACCACCTGCCCAAGGAGCAGCGCCGTGTTCCCGGTCCAGCTCGGCCGCATCCGGTCGAACACATCCCCCGCGACCTGCAGAACGATCCGTCCGCACCGCTGCTGGCGCCCCAGTTCTTCCAGATCGATGGTCGCGACCTGCTCGACGTTCGGATTCCCGTCGATGATCGGCGCCAGCTCGACCAGCTGGTGCAGCACCTTTGGAGCGCGTGACGTTTGGCGCATCGCGCGTGATCCGCCGTCGCGCCACCGCGGATTCCTCGCCCGCGCATGATGTTTGCTCGGCCGCGACCGCAAGCGAGCCTCCTCCCGGGTGTTGCTTGTCACCTGACCGGTTGGGGTTTGGCGTCTCGGTGGCTCCGTGAACTCGATACCCAACCGGTCCCGATGGAGTGAACCCAGAATGGTCGCGATCTACGTGCATGCCCGCCCATACGGGCACGAGCTAAAATCCGCAAGCTGCAGGAACCAAAGCACTGAGGAGAGAAGCCGTGAATCGTAGGGGGGTGCTGTTGCTTCTGGTCGGATTGGCCTTGGCCGGTTGCGTGCCCCAGGGAGCGCCAAGGGTCAATGGACCGACGGGCGGAAAACCGCCTGCAACGAAGCGCGTCACTGGCACCATCTGGAACGACCCCGTCAGCCTCGTCGCACGGATGAACACGCGGTCCGGCACCCCAGGGCAGGGGGCGCTTGAGGAAGTGGTCCTGTCCGGGCTCAGTGAGACGACCGGCGACGGCGTGCTCCAGCCGCTCCTCTCGGAAGCCGTTCCAACCATCGAGAATGGCCAGTGGCAGCTCCTCCCCGATGGCCAGATGACCACGACGTGGCGCATCCGGTCGGGCGCCCTCTGGCACGATGGGGTTCCGTTCACGGCCGAGGACCTGGTGTTCACGGCTGGCGTGGACCAGGACAAAGAGCTGGCGATCATCCGCGACAGAGGGTACCAGTCGGTGGAAAGCGTCGAGGCGTTGGATGCCCAGACCGTCGTGGTTCACTGGAGTAAGCCGTACATCTACGCGAACACCATGTTCGGCGTGGGAGGGACGGGGAGTGCCTTCGGATCACCCTTGCCAAAGCATCTGCTGGAAGAGCCCTACCTGCAAAACAAGACGAACTTTCAGTCCTTGCCATTCTGGAACCAGCAATTTGTCGGTACAGGCCCATTCAAAGTGCGGGAATTCGTGCCAGGCAGCCACGTCGCGTTGGTTGCCAATGACCAGTACGTTCTTGGGCGGCCCAAAGTCGACGAATTTGTCATTCGCTTCATTCTGGATCAGGACACCATGATTGCGGACCTCCTGGCTGGTTCGGTTGATCTGAGCCTGGGCCGCGGTTTTTCGATCGAGCACGCAATCGACATGCGCCAGCGCTGGCAGGCCGGTGATGTCCGCGTGATCCCACGGTCGTGGATTACCATCTACCCGCAGTTCATCAACTCCGACCCGCCCATCGTCGGGGACGTGCGGTTCCGGAAGGCGCTGATGTACGCGACCGACCGCCAGCAATTGGAAGACGTGCTGGAGGGTGGCCTGACCCAGGTTGCCCACATCTTTCTCAGCCCGACTGAGCCCGAATACAAGGATGTGGAGAACCGGGGCGTGCGGTATGAGTACGATCCTCGGCGCGCCAGTCAGATGATCGAGCAATTGGGATACGCGAAGGACGCGGAGGGCCAGTACCGGGACAGCTCCGGACAGCCGCTAACGTTGGAGATGCGCACCTATGGGGCGAAAGTCTCCGACCAGGCTTCCGTTGCTGTGGCGGATGCATGGAGCCAGATGGGCATCAGAACAGAGCCTGTTATCGTTTCACCCCAGCGTTATTTGAACGACCTGGAATACATGGCAACGTTCCCAAGCTTTCTGATGTATCGCCAGCCCAACTCGGTCAACGATCTGCAGCGATCCCTCATCGCCAACACGCCGACCCCGGAAAAGAAATATGTGGGCAGCAACTACGCGCGGTATCAGAACCCGGAGTTCAACGACTTGATCGACCGCATGTTCGTAACGGTGCCACGGGCCGAGCGGGTGGAGATCCTGGGCCAAATTATGGCCCACATCTCCGACCAACTCAACATGATGGGACTCTTTTACGACGCGGACATTTCCATGATTAATAAGCGGCTGCGCAACGCCAACGTTACGGAACGTGGGATGTGGAACATCTCCCAGCTAGACGTTGTCGAATAGCGCTCCGACGCGCGGGACGGGTCCACGGGTCTTTGGCGAGCAGCGAGCAGTGTCGAACCACCCCTCACGATTGCGGGGTTGAACTCGATGGGATCCTGCCTGACCGGAGGCGATGGGTGGGTAGCAGGCCGGGTTTTCAGCCAGACCCGCGCAGTCATCCAACGGATCAAGGAAAACCTTGGCGACCGTTACCGGTCTGGCTTTCCCATTCTCCGGGAGCTCATTCAGAACGCTGACGACGCAGGCGCCACTCGCGTCGACTTGGGTGGGCTTCCAGTCTGAGGGAAGCGAAACCCCCGCTGCTCAAAACGCGAGGTTGTAGCACTGGCCGAAGCTGCCGGTCGTGCAGATCATGCCAATGCCGTCTTTGATGATCCGGTCCACCCCCTCCTCCAGGTGGTGGGCCGCGATGCTGTTCGTCGCCGTCAGGTCGCCGGCGTTCTCGGTTGCGAAGGTGGCATCATGGCGGCCACGCCCTTGATCTCGTCCCAGATGTACGAAATCGCTTACTCCTCACTGACGTTTCGTCGCTTCAATTTAGGTGGAAGAAATTGACGGCGTTCTCGGCCATCATCTTGCGCTTCTCGTCCGAGGTCACCCCTGCGGCGGCGAACTGCTCGTCCATGACCTCCAGGGAGTTGGGCCAGCGGCTCACCTCGTGTGGGAAGTCGCTGCCCCAGAGCAGGTGGTCGACGCCCACCTCATGGCGGAGCTTCATCCCGATCGGGTCGTCGAAGAAGCCCCAGTACGCGTGCTGCTTCACGTATTCGCTCGGCTTGCGCTTAAGCCGCGGCAGCCCGAGGATCCGCTCGACCCAGCGCCAGTTCGCCTCGTAGATCATGTCCATCTGCTCGAGGTAGATCGGGATCCAGCCGCACTGGTTCTCGGCCCAGTAGATCTTGAGCGCCGGGAAGCGGTCGAAGAGGCCGGTCATGATCATCTGCGTCAGCTCGAGCGTGCCGCAGTGGGTCGTGCCGTAGCGCGACATCCGGTCCACGATGTCGATGGGCGGCCGGTCGTAGCCCTCGGGCTCGATCGGGTACTTGATCATGAACTCCCCGCGCTCGCCCCGGTGCATCGCCATGTTGGTGTGCACGCAGATCGGCATCTCCAGATCCAGGGCCGCCGCGAAGAAGCGATCGTCCTCCGGGGTCGGGTAATGTGCGCCGCTCGGATAGTAGGTGAGGTGCACGGCCTTGAGGCCCGCCTGCTTGCAGTACGTCATCTCGGCAATGTCTGCGTCGACGCCGCGGTTGGCGAGGAGGCCGACGCCCAACAGCCGGTCCGGCGCATGCGCGCAGAATTCCTCGGCGAGCCAGCCATTCTCCGCGCGAACCATCGCCTGCGCCAGCTCCGCGTCCTTAGTGCGCGGGGTAAAGCGGAACAGGATCTCGGCATCCACCCCATCGAGATCCTGCTCTTTCAGGCGCTGCTCTGGGCTGCCGTAGCCGACCTCGCTGTCGAACTTCAGGATCGTGGGATCGAAGTTCTCCGGCCCGTGCCCGCAGAAGTGGGCCGTTCCGCCGTAGGTCACCCGCCCGTCGGCGTCCTGGACGCCATCACCACCATTGGGAAGCTTGATCGTCTTCGGAAGTCGGTCCTTGAACTTGGCCGGCACGCGGGGCGTCCACGCTTCGGGCGGGGTCTCCCAATGGCTGTCGGCGGAGATGACGCGGTACTCTCGCATGTTTGGTTCTTCCTCCTTGCGTAGCCTGCGTGGGGCCGCTTAGCTCGTCCAGGTCCACAGGTGAACGTTGCTGTAGGGTGTGGTGTCGTGGGTCACCGGCAGCGGACCCTGCAGGGCCGCGGTGTGTGGAATGACGCCGACGTTGATGTACGTGGGGATCACCGGGAGCTGCTGGGTATAGAAGGCGATGAGCTGGACCATAATCTGGTTTCGCTCGTTGGTATCGAGCGCTCGCCGCCACTGCTCGTAGAGCCGGTCGTGCTCCGCGTTCGTGTAACCGGCTTTGTTCTTCGCGCCCCATCTGTTGTCCGGGCCCGATATCTCCGACGTGACGAGTCGGGAGACGATGCCGTCCTCCGCGGTGATGTAATTCGTGCGGAGCGCGGGGAACGTCGATTTCATCTCGTCATCCCGTTGGAGCAAGGCGCCTGAGACGAGGTTCAGCTGAGCGTCGATCCCCACCTGCCGCAGCATGTCCACGACGATCGTCGTCTCCTGGCCCTCCTGCCCCTCGGCGATGCCCAGCACCTGGGGGCTGAAGCGCCCACTCGTGTTCTGCCAAGAGCCGTCGCTCCCCCGGCTGAAGCCGGCTTCTGTGAGATTCTGCTCGACGAGGCTGGCATCGTGCGGATACTTGGTCGCGACCTGCTGGACCTGCGAGTAGTAGGTCGACGTCGGCAGCCCAATATTGTCGGTCGGGATTCCCAGCCCGTCCACCAGCGCGTCGACGAGGGCCTGCCGGTCCAGCGAGGAGGCGATCGCTTTTCGCACCCGTAGGTCCAGCACGGCCGCGGGGTTCACGATGTTCGGGCGGAACTGCACCTGGAGGTGGCGCAGCGACGCCGGCGACAGCAGCACGATGCCCCGGTTATCGGCGCCCCACTGCGTCCGGAGGACCGCGCCCTGGGGATAGCCGACCGCGTCGTCGACAGCGATGTCGGCGTCGCCGGCTAGGAGCCGTCCCAGCGTCGCGTTCTCGTCGGCGCTCCAGGTGACCCGGACACTGTCGATCTTCGGGCGGCCAAGGACGTAGCCGTCGAAGGCGCTTCCGAGGAGGTACGCCCCGGGCTCCCACTCGGTCAGCAGGTACGGGCCCGCGGCGACGAACTGCGTCGTCCAATACGGGTTGCTGCCGAAGGCCTCGCTGCCCTGTTCAGCGATCGGCGCCAGGATATGGGCCGGGAGCGGCAGCAGGCTCGGGGTCGCAGCGGGGGCGTAGGGCGCCTTCCAGCGGATCACGAGCGTCGTGTCGTCTGAGGCAACAACATCGGCGATCGCCTTGTGCTCGGCGAGGTCGATGGACGAAGTCGAGAGGCCCCACTCGAAGCGGAGCTGGTTGGCCCGATAGGCGAAGGCGAAGTCGCTGGCCTTCAGGGAGGTACCGTCGTGCCAGCGCAGACTGGGCCGGAGCTGATACGAGGTCTCCATACTGCCGTCATCGGCAACCTTCCAGCTCTCGGTGCCGAGCGTCGGGAGGGTCTGGGCAAGGACCGGCGTCGGCGCGTTGTGGTCGAGGTTCGCCAGGCCCGCCGTGAAGAGGCTGATCGTGATGCGGTTCCGACCCGAGGCGTTGTCAGTCAGGTCAAAGGGCTCGGTCCGCACGACCACCGACAGCACTCGGGAGGGTTTTGTCTCTACGGCCGTTCTCGTATCCGCTGTCGACACGGCGGCTTGAGGCTGCGCAGCGCACGCCGCAATGAGGACGGTCAGCGGAAGGAGGAGCAGTCGCCAGCTGCCTAGTTGTTGCACCTTCGCTCCTTTTTGGGGGTTTGCCACCAGGCTCCCACGGTGCGTCCACCCAGCTCCGCACCGCGCTATTCCTTGCGGAGCTCGCTAGCGGGCATCCGCTACTCATGGCCGCTCGGTGTATATAGGCGAGAGGAAAGATCAGTCAAATAAGAATTGTGCACAACTCCAAGGGCCCGCGCTCGCGGCGCATGATAGACTAGGCACCACCTGCCACAGGGGGCCAAAGATGTTGACGGCGGAAGACAATGTCCGCTTGACGCGGGTTGGGCCGGGGACCCCCTGCGGCGAGCTCCTACGCCGCTACTGGCATCCGGTCGCGCAAGCGACCGAGCTGACGGATGAATCCCCCACGAAGTTCGTGCGCATCCTGGGCGAGGACCTCGTGCTCTTCCGGGACAAGCGGGGGTCCTTCGGCCTGCTGGCCGACCACTGCGCGCATCGCGGCGCGTCCCTCCTCTATGGGCGCGTGGAGGAGCGGGGCATCTCCTGCGCCTACCACGGCTGGCTCTACGACACCGAAGGCAATTGCCTGGAAACGCCCGCCGAGCCCGCGGGCAGCCTCTTCCATCTCACGGTGAAGCAACGGGCGTATCCGCTCAGAGAGCGCTACGGACTCTTATGGGCGTATCTGGGTCCGGCTCCGGCGCCCGAGCTGCTCCGCTGGGACGCCCTCGAACTGGGGTTGAGGCCAGCTCGAATGCCGAGCCCATTCGACTGCAACTGGCTCCAGATCATGGAAAACCACATGGACCAGTCCCACGTCTTCATCCTGCACCAGGACACTGCGCAGCGTGGCACGGACGGCATGAGCACCGCCCGCGGCCGCATTGACGCGCTCGCCGAGCTCGAGTACCGCGAGGTCTCAGTCGGTATCAAGCGCAAGCAGGTCCACCGGAGCGGGTACGTCGACACCGACGTCATGACCTTTCCAAATGTGCAGCGGGTCTACGACATGTTCCTGATCAACGTACCCGTGGACGACGCTCACACCCTTCGCTTCATGCTGATCGCCGACGTCGGACTCGGCGACTGGTGGGTCGGGCGAGATCGTACCGGGTCGCGGCCCGATCGGGAACCCGGACAGCGGCCGAGCACGAAGACCCCGGCGGGCGCCGTCCACCCATTCGCAACGTATCACATGGATGGCGGGACCCAGGCTCAGGATCTCATGGCGCTGGAGACCCAAAGCCCGATTGCAGATCGGACGGTGGAGCGACTCGCGACGTCCGATCGCGGCATCGTGTTGTACCGCGAGATGCTCGAGCGCGAGATTCAGAAGGTCCAGCGGGGGCTGGATCCCCTGGGCGTCGTACGCGAGTCGAATTCGCCTCCAATCGATACCGACATCCAGAACTGGATCGAGATGACTCGGCGGTTTCCGCCGGCTCGCGCCATTGTCCGTTGACTGTCACGCAGCGCGCCTGTGGAGTTGAG
It encodes the following:
- a CDS encoding M24 family metallopeptidase, which encodes MLASSNNNAGNWDSERLKRERRENLQAEMQRRGIGAALLSEGLNVDYLLGFHIPGGQVFVPREGEAIAMVRPRDAGYVALKHPAVAGTNYKPTEAFLPDYARRVAKFVDGIKALMEANGATGQSLAVDEMEVTCLLGLDRAGVELVNSLPLVEVARSVKTQDEIAIYRDLGAKYAHVFTVFRDNVKPGVTERELEALVLDAWSDVGGDGILQINVCAGENMNPWRRWATDRPLREGEFVGIDFHGRVAHSLLGDASRTYVVGAKPTEAQRELYRRAWEYVQAVGDCVRAGRTHAEVLELIPPVPSEFQHQQDNYHVVHAVGIVPQGYPKVDRLGIQIDDTFKENQILSIECFFGEEGGDVAVKLEEMIRVTQGPPEFITGAVPYEESIIKAER
- a CDS encoding extracellular solute-binding protein; its protein translation is MSSKRAAFLSVVALVSLLTGCARTTPAGSARAAPDAGGTQSEWAHVVEAAKREGQVSVLGQTGEPVAEALASAFERAYPDIRVDFNGMIGAQMVTKVLTERAAGLYSVDVVVHGTTSVINGLLPEAAIDPILPALVGPDNDPSKWRGGAYEFADEEGKYALLFLGGLKIPLVYNPTLVRADEITSYRDLLDPKWKGKIAMLDPRVAGAGLASSIFLYSTPELGKDYLAALFRQDIVITKDDRQLTDWIARGQYPIGLASNDFTALDMKARGLPIESLPAEAVKEGTYVTGAWGSVALLNRAPHPNAARVYLNWLLSKEGQEGVAQASGYPSRRLDTSNAGLREGVIPRPSVEYRDLSKERYIQQQEEVVRYMRALIPD
- a CDS encoding peptide ABC transporter substrate-binding protein, which produces MNRRGVLLLLVGLALAGCVPQGAPRVNGPTGGKPPATKRVTGTIWNDPVSLVARMNTRSGTPGQGALEEVVLSGLSETTGDGVLQPLLSEAVPTIENGQWQLLPDGQMTTTWRIRSGALWHDGVPFTAEDLVFTAGVDQDKELAIIRDRGYQSVESVEALDAQTVVVHWSKPYIYANTMFGVGGTGSAFGSPLPKHLLEEPYLQNKTNFQSLPFWNQQFVGTGPFKVREFVPGSHVALVANDQYVLGRPKVDEFVIRFILDQDTMIADLLAGSVDLSLGRGFSIEHAIDMRQRWQAGDVRVIPRSWITIYPQFINSDPPIVGDVRFRKALMYATDRQQLEDVLEGGLTQVAHIFLSPTEPEYKDVENRGVRYEYDPRRASQMIEQLGYAKDAEGQYRDSSGQPLTLEMRTYGAKVSDQASVAVADAWSQMGIRTEPVIVSPQRYLNDLEYMATFPSFLMYRQPNSVNDLQRSLIANTPTPEKKYVGSNYARYQNPEFNDLIDRMFVTVPRAERVEILGQIMAHISDQLNMMGLFYDADISMINKRLRNANVTERGMWNISQLDVVE
- a CDS encoding amidohydrolase family protein; translated protein: MREYRVISADSHWETPPEAWTPRVPAKFKDRLPKTIKLPNGGDGVQDADGRVTYGGTAHFCGHGPENFDPTILKFDSEVGYGSPEQRLKEQDLDGVDAEILFRFTPRTKDAELAQAMVRAENGWLAEEFCAHAPDRLLGVGLLANRGVDADIAEMTYCKQAGLKAVHLTYYPSGAHYPTPEDDRFFAAALDLEMPICVHTNMAMHRGERGEFMIKYPIEPEGYDRPPIDIVDRMSRYGTTHCGTLELTQMIMTGLFDRFPALKIYWAENQCGWIPIYLEQMDMIYEANWRWVERILGLPRLKRKPSEYVKQHAYWGFFDDPIGMKLRHEVGVDHLLWGSDFPHEVSRWPNSLEVMDEQFAAAGVTSDEKRKMMAENAVNFFHLN
- a CDS encoding ABC transporter substrate-binding protein, producing the protein MQQLGSWRLLLLPLTVLIAACAAQPQAAVSTADTRTAVETKPSRVLSVVVRTEPFDLTDNASGRNRITISLFTAGLANLDHNAPTPVLAQTLPTLGTESWKVADDGSMETSYQLRPSLRWHDGTSLKASDFAFAYRANQLRFEWGLSTSSIDLAEHKAIADVVASDDTTLVIRWKAPYAPAATPSLLPLPAHILAPIAEQGSEAFGSNPYWTTQFVAAGPYLLTEWEPGAYLLGSAFDGYVLGRPKIDSVRVTWSADENATLGRLLAGDADIAVDDAVGYPQGAVLRTQWGADNRGIVLLSPASLRHLQVQFRPNIVNPAAVLDLRVRKAIASSLDRQALVDALVDGLGIPTDNIGLPTSTYYSQVQQVATKYPHDASLVEQNLTEAGFSRGSDGSWQNTSGRFSPQVLGIAEGQEGQETTIVVDMLRQVGIDAQLNLVSGALLQRDDEMKSTFPALRTNYITAEDGIVSRLVTSEISGPDNRWGAKNKAGYTNAEHDRLYEQWRRALDTNERNQIMVQLIAFYTQQLPVIPTYINVGVIPHTAALQGPLPVTHDTTPYSNVHLWTWTS
- a CDS encoding Rieske 2Fe-2S domain-containing protein, which produces MLTAEDNVRLTRVGPGTPCGELLRRYWHPVAQATELTDESPTKFVRILGEDLVLFRDKRGSFGLLADHCAHRGASLLYGRVEERGISCAYHGWLYDTEGNCLETPAEPAGSLFHLTVKQRAYPLRERYGLLWAYLGPAPAPELLRWDALELGLRPARMPSPFDCNWLQIMENHMDQSHVFILHQDTAQRGTDGMSTARGRIDALAELEYREVSVGIKRKQVHRSGYVDTDVMTFPNVQRVYDMFLINVPVDDAHTLRFMLIADVGLGDWWVGRDRTGSRPDREPGQRPSTKTPAGAVHPFATYHMDGGTQAQDLMALETQSPIADRTVERLATSDRGIVLYREMLEREIQKVQRGLDPLGVVRESNSPPIDTDIQNWIEMTRRFPPARAIVR